AACATTGAACATCTCTTCGACTTCACGTTTAACGTCCTGTTTGGTGGCGTTCTTATCGACTACGAACACGAGTTTATTCTGGAACTCCATCAACGCAATCGCTTTTTCGGTTGTTACGAGATGTTTCAATACATCCATAATCATCCACCTTTACATATTTAATTGTTTTCCGCAAACACGGATTCATCGAGATTATCGATCTCGTCCAGCACGTTCACACTGTACAGGGTAAGCCTGCCCGGATGTGTTCCGGGTGCCAGAAGTTCCACCGACAACTTATCGGGCGTAACCACATCAACACCCG
This sequence is a window from Candidatus Micrarchaeota archaeon. Protein-coding genes within it:
- a CDS encoding 50S ribosomal protein L23; the encoded protein is MDVLKHLVTTEKAIALMEFQNKLVFVVDKNATKQDVKREVEEMFNVKVDKVTVHNTLKGEKRAFVKLKPEYKADEVAAKLKVA